A region from the Palaemon carinicauda isolate YSFRI2023 chromosome 9, ASM3689809v2, whole genome shotgun sequence genome encodes:
- the LOC137646502 gene encoding uncharacterized protein produces MSQKALVHRRALVIKEELPRRALMNWRALASIDELESADELASPDKLDSAGAQETTGTQESAGTQETTGTQESAAAKESAGAQESACELVSADAQSSVCELETAEGRETAEAQESAEVQERAVVLVSAGALVSIGALVIGGKLASGGEPAYASVLNFENMLESAGDQEIAGALESAEVLEIADPLESTDALESVDALESAGVLERADEMMVSSSALMSAGT; encoded by the exons ATGAGCCAGAAAGCGCttgtgcacaggagagcgctggtgattaAGGAAGAGCTGCCCAGGAGAGCACTGATGAACTGGAGAGCTCTG GCGAGCATTGatgagctggagagcgctgatgagtTGGCGAGCCCTGACAAGCTAGATAGTGCTGGTGCACAGGAGACCACTGGCACACAGGAGAGTGCTGGTACACAGGAGACCACTGGCACACAGGAGAGTGCTGCCGcaaaggagagcgctggtgcgcaggagagcgcttgcgagctggtgagcgctgatgcgCAGTCAAGCGTTTGCGAGCTGGAGACCGCTGAAGGGAGGGAGACCGCAGAAGCTCAAGAGAGCGCTGAAGTGCAGGAGAGAGCTGTTGTGCTGGTGAGCGCAGGTGCGCTGGTGAGCATAGGTGCGCTGGTGATCGGGGGTAAGCTGGCGAGTGGTGGTGAGCCGGCATATGCTAGTGTCTTGAACTTCGAGAACATGCTAGAGAGTGCCGGTGATCAGGAAATCGCTGGGGCATTGGAGAGCGCTGAAGTGCTGGAGATCGCTGATCCGCTGGAAAGCACTGACGCGCTAGAGAGCGTTGATGCGCTGGAAAGCGCTGGTGTGCTGGAGAGGGCTGATGAGATGATGGTGAGCTCCTCTGCACTGATGAGTGCTGGcacgtag
- the LOC137646503 gene encoding tigger transposable element-derived protein 1-like — translation MKIRKTTLIKFAKDTKCVVTPCNKTVVQMENALSMWILDCREKNFSLDTNMIRTKAKTLYDILVPEGKSNKDNRGDDGDKEDDPALREKRGFVASKGWFEKFKKRSGLRSVPLYGEAASADQEAALRYVKDKFQKLIKEGGYLLEQVFNMNETSLFWKRMPSWMFLYKDEVKKPGFKAHKDRITLVMWGSAAGFMLKPNLFYKSLNP, via the coding sequence atgaaaatccgTAAAACTACCTTAATAAAGTTCGCCAAGGACACTAAGTGCGTTGTGACTCCTTGTAATAAGACGGTTGTAcaaatggagaatgcattatcaatgtggattttggactgtcgggaaaagaattttagtctcgataccaacatgattcgaaccaaagccaaaaccctgtatgatatcctcgttcctgaaggaaaatcgaacAAAGACAACAGAGGGGATGATGGCGACAAAGAAGATGATCCTGCCCTACGAGAAAAACggggttttgttgccagcaagggctggttcgagaaattcaagaagaggtctggccttcgcagcgttcctttgtatggggaggctgcctcggcagaccaagaggcagctcttcgttatGTCAAGGATAAGTTCcagaaattaattaaagaaggtggctatctcctggagcaggtgttcaatatgaaTGAGACTAGCCTCttctggaagagaatgccgtccTGGATGTTCCTTTACAAGGATgaagtaaagaagccagggttcaaggcccacaaagatcgcaTCACTCTCGTCATGTGGGGGAGtgccgcgggcttcatgctcaagcccaaCTTATTTTACAAGTCATTGAATCCTTga